The Desulfovibrio porci genome includes a region encoding these proteins:
- a CDS encoding AI-2E family transporter has protein sequence MTVFLPRLLYLLAALAWYLLLWPNPVTIFMAACFSCLTLPLYRRLRQKAGVWRVRLERREPDSRKRRRLIGLSRHVPLWGYVTFIISSLFVPIAVLALLVSPQAVAGLARLRELQANNFQLPPQWVEHIQQWRLSLAEYPRIEKLVDDFVHNLDTLFGDAMSMLVSRGFGFLGGTMTALWTTFLFFTLTVLFTVYSRRIRKVFCRIFHLPQALLRRFTNTIHRALRAIMLGIVLVALAQGVLCGIGFAVAGVNQPAFWGMLATLVAPIPVVGTALIWLPLCLSLWFTGKTMAAVGLALWGMLAVAGVDNVLRPLFLRQGINAPFFVLILAILCGLASFGPVGLIAGPVLLSFAMQAVEEANHFYKAHD, from the coding sequence ATGACCGTATTTCTGCCGCGCCTGCTCTACTTACTGGCTGCTCTGGCGTGGTATCTGCTGCTTTGGCCCAATCCCGTCACCATTTTCATGGCCGCCTGCTTCTCCTGCCTGACCCTGCCCCTGTACCGCCGTCTGCGCCAGAAGGCCGGCGTCTGGCGCGTCCGTCTGGAACGCCGCGAGCCCGACTCGCGCAAACGGCGGCGGCTCATCGGGCTTTCACGCCATGTGCCGCTTTGGGGCTATGTTACGTTCATTATTTCCTCCCTGTTCGTGCCCATCGCCGTTCTGGCGCTGCTGGTTTCTCCGCAGGCCGTAGCCGGTCTGGCGCGGCTGCGCGAACTCCAGGCCAACAACTTCCAGTTGCCGCCGCAATGGGTGGAGCACATCCAGCAATGGCGGCTGAGTCTGGCCGAATATCCGCGTATCGAAAAACTGGTTGACGACTTCGTGCATAATCTGGACACGCTTTTCGGGGACGCCATGAGCATGCTGGTCAGCCGGGGTTTCGGCTTTCTGGGCGGCACCATGACCGCGCTCTGGACCACCTTTCTCTTTTTCACGCTCACGGTGCTTTTCACGGTTTATTCCCGGCGCATCCGCAAGGTCTTCTGCCGGATATTCCATTTGCCGCAGGCCCTTCTGCGGCGCTTCACCAACACCATCCACCGCGCCCTGCGGGCCATCATGCTGGGCATCGTGCTGGTGGCCCTGGCCCAGGGCGTTCTCTGCGGCATCGGCTTTGCCGTGGCCGGCGTCAACCAGCCCGCCTTCTGGGGCATGCTGGCAACCCTGGTGGCTCCCATTCCGGTGGTGGGCACGGCTCTGATCTGGTTGCCGCTCTGTCTTTCACTCTGGTTCACCGGTAAAACCATGGCCGCCGTGGGTCTGGCCCTCTGGGGCATGCTGGCCGTGGCCGGGGTGGACAATGTGCTGAGGCCCCTCTTTTTGCGCCAGGGCATCAACGCTCCCTTCTTTGTCCTGATTCTCGCCATCCTCTGCGGCTTGGCCAGCTTCGGCCCGGTGGGACTCATCGCCGGACCCGTCCTGTTGTCCTTTGCCATGCAGGCGGTGGAGGAAGCCAACCATTTTTACAAGGCTCATGACTGA
- a CDS encoding carbohydrate kinase family protein, whose amino-acid sequence MWLIVGTVPDADFALRPDAVFAESRVDGDALALPDGRRVPVRRGTAALAATALLACAACGFPAPRLLLAGDTGSGAGSRAVYAWLEKHLSELPAGLPDGLTGLTFHYLFPDLDWHNRVLLALQALEPRPLLAADAGFMYAAKMSGYADRYDLFTPDLGELAFLADEKAPHPFYTRGFLLAEEEDIPGLLERARRHGNCPPNLIVKGRADHIVCDGEIRATVTSPSVAAMECIGGTGDLVTGLVTAFLAGGLPLCRAALAAARAARLLARHCAPTPATQVGELIACLPEVLGVESTVIFAPSA is encoded by the coding sequence ATGTGGCTGATTGTGGGTACCGTGCCGGATGCGGATTTCGCGCTGCGCCCGGACGCCGTTTTTGCCGAAAGCCGGGTGGACGGCGACGCGCTGGCCCTGCCCGACGGCCGCCGCGTGCCCGTGCGACGGGGCACGGCGGCTCTGGCCGCCACGGCCCTGCTGGCCTGCGCCGCCTGCGGTTTTCCCGCGCCCCGTCTGCTGCTGGCCGGCGACACGGGTTCCGGCGCGGGCAGCCGGGCCGTCTATGCCTGGCTGGAAAAGCATCTGTCGGAACTGCCCGCCGGACTGCCTGACGGATTGACGGGCCTGACTTTCCACTATCTTTTCCCGGATCTGGATTGGCACAACCGCGTGCTTCTGGCCCTTCAGGCGCTGGAACCCAGGCCGCTGCTGGCGGCCGACGCGGGTTTCATGTATGCAGCCAAGATGAGCGGCTATGCCGACAGGTACGACCTTTTTACGCCTGACCTGGGGGAACTGGCCTTTCTGGCCGATGAAAAAGCGCCCCACCCTTTTTACACGCGGGGATTTCTGTTGGCCGAGGAAGAGGATATTCCCGGACTGCTGGAACGGGCGAGGCGGCACGGCAACTGCCCGCCCAACCTTATCGTCAAGGGTAGGGCCGATCATATTGTCTGCGACGGAGAAATCAGGGCCACGGTGACGAGTCCCTCGGTAGCGGCCATGGAGTGCATCGGCGGCACGGGCGACCTGGTCACGGGTCTGGTTACGGCATTTCTGGCCGGAGGCCTGCCTCTCTGCCGGGCGGCACTGGCCGCCGCCCGGGCCGCGCGCCTGCTGGCCCGGCATTGCGCGCCCACTCCAGCCACTCAGGTAGGCGAATTGATCGCCTGCCTGCCGGAAGTGCTGGGCGTTGAAAGTACGGTCATTTTCGCGCCGTCGGCCTGA
- the yedE gene encoding YedE family putative selenium transporter, with translation MKSGFNIFSTTTGIVVTGLIFGALAIWLQHSGNPGNMGICVVCFNRDIAGAVGLHRAAVVQYLRPEILGMVLGAFMAALAFGEYKPRGGSSPIIRFLLGAIAGIGALVFLGCPWRVILRLAGGDAHALFGLAGLMAGVGIGTLFFRKGFSLGRSQSQSRISGLVLPGVMLALVILYLMDPQIQGQPQSGVLFYSVKGPGSQHAPFLFSLGAGLIVGFLAQRSRFCTMGALRDVMLFRQWHLALGFLAMLAAALVLNLSLGSFHWGFENQPIAQPDDLWNFLGMVTAGLAFALAGGCPGRQLFMAGEGDNDAAVFATGLIVGTAMAHNFGMASSGAGIGMHGAAATISGLVICLFIGFYNCKRGA, from the coding sequence ATGAAATCGGGTTTCAACATCTTTTCCACCACGACCGGCATTGTGGTCACGGGCCTGATTTTCGGCGCGCTGGCCATCTGGCTCCAGCATTCGGGCAATCCGGGCAATATGGGCATCTGCGTGGTCTGCTTCAACCGCGATATCGCGGGTGCTGTGGGCCTGCACCGGGCCGCCGTGGTCCAGTATCTGCGCCCGGAAATCCTGGGCATGGTGCTCGGGGCCTTCATGGCCGCGCTGGCCTTCGGCGAATACAAGCCGCGCGGCGGCTCCTCGCCCATCATCCGCTTTCTGCTCGGGGCCATCGCAGGCATCGGCGCGCTGGTCTTTCTGGGCTGCCCCTGGCGCGTAATCCTGCGCCTGGCCGGGGGCGACGCCCACGCCCTCTTCGGCCTGGCCGGTCTTATGGCGGGCGTGGGCATTGGCACCCTCTTCTTCCGCAAAGGCTTTTCTCTGGGCCGCAGCCAGAGCCAGAGCCGAATTTCCGGTCTGGTCCTGCCCGGCGTCATGCTCGCTCTGGTGATCCTCTACCTCATGGATCCGCAGATCCAGGGCCAGCCCCAGAGCGGCGTGCTCTTCTATTCTGTCAAAGGACCCGGCTCCCAGCACGCGCCCTTCCTGTTCTCGCTGGGCGCGGGCCTGATAGTGGGTTTTCTGGCCCAGCGCAGCCGCTTCTGCACCATGGGCGCGCTGCGCGACGTGATGCTCTTCAGGCAGTGGCATCTGGCCCTGGGTTTTCTGGCCATGCTGGCCGCGGCCCTGGTGCTCAACCTGAGCCTGGGTTCCTTCCACTGGGGCTTTGAAAACCAGCCCATCGCCCAGCCCGACGATCTCTGGAACTTCCTGGGCATGGTCACCGCCGGGCTGGCCTTCGCCCTGGCGGGCGGTTGCCCCGGCCGCCAGCTTTTCATGGCCGGAGAAGGCGACAACGACGCCGCCGTGTTCGCCACAGGGCTGATCGTGGGCACGGCCATGGCTCACAACTTCGGCATGGCTTCCAGCGGCGCGGGCATCGGCATGCACGGGGCGGCCGCCACCATCAGCGGCCTGGTCATCTGCCTGTTCATCGGCTTTTACAACTGCAAGCGAGGCGCCTGA
- a CDS encoding IscA/HesB family protein, with protein MLELTDTARKELDAYFADKKKETIRIYSVSGUGGPRLALALDESNDQDQTEEQGGFTFCINKDLLAQVQGVKIDLTYMGFAVEPTVPLAAPDGGSACGSCSSGCGGN; from the coding sequence ATGCTCGAACTGACGGATACCGCCCGCAAAGAGCTGGATGCGTACTTTGCGGATAAGAAAAAGGAAACGATCCGGATTTACTCGGTCAGCGGCTGAGGCGGGCCGCGGCTCGCGTTGGCTCTGGATGAGTCAAATGATCAGGATCAGACTGAGGAACAGGGCGGATTTACCTTTTGCATCAACAAAGACCTGCTGGCCCAGGTGCAGGGGGTCAAAATTGATCTGACCTATATGGGCTTTGCGGTGGAACCCACGGTGCCCTTGGCCGCCCCGGACGGCGGCAGCGCCTGCGGTTCCTGCTCCAGCGGCTGCGGCGGCAATTAG
- a CDS encoding putative bifunctional lysylphosphatidylglycerol flippase/synthetase has product MKKYLRYLGPILITAIFLLAIYLLYNKLKAYSIAQIRESIQQISYGRIGFSLVLMVINYMILVGYDWLALKAIHKSLPLPRVALVSFVGQAVSYNFGALLGGTSVRYRFYSAWGFSLTDIVRLVLMLAVTFWVGALGLCGIIFMIAPPVIPDELLKHMPIADVRILGVILFMIACSYLVLCFTVRKPVHIFGKEFVFPAPHIAVAQFVVAGVDIIAAAACMYVLLPGNMGISFLDFLPSYLMAQVAVVLTHIPGGVGVFELVILHLTHTTHEQMVFAAVLLFRLIYYIIPLLAAAVLLAVYEARQRRHMLREAGRWLSVLSHSIAAYAAFVGGLVLLVSATLPTLPHSVALLNAWLPKGVSAVGHFVCALSGASLLFVSYGLERRQARAFKLTVLFLILGIAGALLKGFSWEVALMAGVVLLAVCLARRRFYRSSFFWEEPIPLYWLAGAVGALALIFFLGWAIYHPAWGRAASWGFERPLNASRTLRAFAGIALALLVSWLWRMTLRHRQRRKKKNSPSSATPLRPTARK; this is encoded by the coding sequence ATGAAAAAATATTTGCGTTATTTGGGCCCCATTCTGATCACCGCCATTTTTCTCCTGGCGATCTATCTGCTTTACAACAAACTCAAAGCATACAGCATCGCCCAGATCCGGGAGAGCATCCAGCAGATTTCCTACGGCCGCATCGGCTTCTCCCTAGTGCTCATGGTCATCAATTACATGATCCTGGTGGGCTATGACTGGCTGGCCCTGAAAGCCATCCACAAGAGCTTGCCGCTGCCGCGCGTGGCTCTGGTTTCCTTTGTGGGGCAGGCCGTCAGCTACAACTTCGGCGCGTTGCTGGGCGGCACCAGCGTGCGCTACCGTTTTTATTCGGCCTGGGGTTTTTCCCTGACGGACATCGTGCGCCTGGTGCTCATGCTGGCCGTGACCTTCTGGGTGGGCGCTCTGGGCCTGTGCGGCATTATTTTTATGATCGCCCCGCCGGTGATTCCTGACGAGTTGCTGAAGCATATGCCCATCGCGGACGTGCGCATTTTGGGCGTGATTCTTTTCATGATCGCCTGTTCCTATCTGGTGCTCTGTTTTACTGTGCGCAAACCGGTACATATTTTCGGCAAGGAATTCGTCTTCCCCGCACCGCACATCGCCGTGGCCCAGTTTGTCGTGGCCGGAGTGGACATCATTGCCGCCGCGGCCTGCATGTATGTGCTGCTGCCCGGCAATATGGGCATCAGCTTCCTGGACTTTCTGCCCAGTTACCTCATGGCCCAGGTGGCCGTGGTGCTGACCCATATCCCCGGCGGCGTGGGCGTGTTCGAGCTGGTCATCCTGCACCTCACCCACACCACTCACGAGCAGATGGTCTTTGCCGCCGTGCTGCTTTTCCGGCTCATTTACTACATCATTCCGCTGCTGGCGGCGGCCGTGCTGCTGGCTGTGTACGAAGCCCGGCAGCGCCGCCACATGCTGCGCGAGGCCGGGCGCTGGCTCTCGGTGCTCTCGCATTCCATCGCGGCCTACGCGGCCTTTGTGGGCGGCCTTGTCCTGCTGGTTTCGGCCACGCTGCCCACCCTGCCGCACAGCGTGGCCCTGCTCAACGCCTGGCTGCCCAAGGGCGTGTCGGCCGTGGGGCATTTTGTCTGCGCTCTTTCCGGCGCGTCGCTGCTCTTCGTCTCGTATGGATTGGAACGCCGTCAGGCCCGCGCTTTCAAACTGACTGTGCTTTTTTTGATTTTGGGCATTGCGGGCGCCCTGCTCAAGGGTTTTTCCTGGGAAGTGGCCCTGATGGCAGGCGTAGTGCTGCTGGCCGTCTGCCTGGCGCGGCGGCGTTTTTACCGCTCGTCCTTCTTCTGGGAGGAACCCATTCCCCTTTACTGGCTGGCCGGAGCCGTGGGCGCTCTGGCGCTGATTTTCTTTTTGGGCTGGGCCATCTATCATCCGGCCTGGGGCCGCGCCGCGAGTTGGGGCTTTGAGCGGCCTTTGAACGCCTCGCGGACGTTGCGGGCCTTTGCGGGCATCGCCCTTGCCCTGCTGGTGTCCTGGCTCTGGCGGATGACCTTGCGGCACAGGCAGCGCCGCAAGAAAAAGAACTCGCCTTCTTCAGCAACGCCGCTCAGGCCGACGGCGCGAAAATGA
- a CDS encoding DUF3343 domain-containing protein produces the protein MPEKQHSWFARLSGGLRRALRARSAGKPKAGLNDRGLLVFAHTGEVIQTERLLREAGFAVEVKGPPPQLRTGCDMVVVFPLLSQAAVLERLRQSGITPEQVVSAHDVLLEPVSLFQTRRLDRWLMVRAANMKITIDTTDERIVNISGGGCPDVPWLAQSLCGLRLSEAPEPLSLGRTLCCYSLQKAFEELRRQRACG, from the coding sequence ATGCCCGAAAAACAGCATTCCTGGTTCGCCCGGCTCTCCGGCGGTCTGCGACGCGCCCTGCGCGCCCGCTCCGCCGGAAAGCCGAAAGCGGGCCTCAACGACCGGGGTCTGCTGGTCTTCGCCCACACCGGCGAGGTGATCCAGACCGAACGCCTGCTGCGCGAGGCCGGTTTCGCGGTGGAAGTCAAGGGACCGCCGCCGCAACTGCGCACAGGCTGCGATATGGTGGTGGTCTTTCCCCTGCTCAGCCAGGCGGCGGTACTGGAACGGCTCAGGCAGTCCGGCATCACGCCGGAGCAGGTGGTCAGCGCCCACGACGTGTTGCTGGAGCCAGTGTCCCTGTTCCAGACCAGACGCCTGGACCGCTGGCTGATGGTGCGCGCGGCCAATATGAAAATCACCATTGACACCACGGACGAACGCATCGTCAACATTTCCGGCGGCGGTTGTCCGGATGTGCCCTGGCTGGCCCAGAGCCTGTGCGGCCTGCGCCTTTCCGAAGCGCCGGAACCCCTGAGCCTGGGCCGAACGCTCTGCTGCTACAGTTTGCAGAAGGCCTTTGAGGAATTGCGGAGGCAACGCGCATGTGGCTGA
- the greA gene encoding transcription elongation factor GreA — protein MTNIPISVQGYKKLEEELARLKSERPAIIQAIKEAREEGDLRENAGYDAARERQGMAEARIKYIESRLALYQVVDLDKLSGDKVIFGSTVEVEDVDSGESRSFTILGPDEADPGKGSISFLSPVGQALLGKEEGDEVTVDIPRGRVTYEVISISFNGSKVLA, from the coding sequence ATGACAAATATCCCCATTTCCGTGCAAGGCTACAAGAAGCTGGAAGAAGAACTGGCCCGCCTGAAGAGCGAACGCCCGGCCATCATCCAGGCCATCAAAGAAGCCAGGGAAGAAGGCGATCTGCGCGAAAACGCGGGCTATGACGCCGCACGCGAACGCCAGGGCATGGCCGAGGCGCGCATCAAGTACATTGAATCGCGTCTGGCGCTCTATCAGGTGGTCGATCTGGACAAACTCAGCGGCGACAAGGTCATCTTCGGCTCCACAGTGGAAGTGGAGGACGTGGACAGCGGCGAAAGCCGCAGCTTCACCATTCTCGGCCCGGACGAGGCCGACCCCGGCAAGGGCTCCATCTCTTTTCTGTCGCCCGTGGGCCAGGCCCTGCTGGGCAAGGAGGAAGGTGACGAGGTTACGGTGGACATCCCGCGCGGCCGCGTCACCTACGAGGTGATCAGCATCTCCTTCAACGGCAGCAAAGTACTGGCCTGA
- a CDS encoding glycosyltransferase family 2 protein, which translates to MDIDSVGPSLCSSASVPPALTVLLTCQGGESPAACLEALARAGAGDATVLCCCPPEREVPIRALGDALLRAGGLAGFRCLPLAPGDDRYAAANRAAGEAGGSFLLLLSPDALLEPDSLPCLSARLAENSNLAGLNPLLLAPEGGTGPRRIRHLGCVADSRGQLHYLYEGLPDGHPLAARRRAFQLAHEAALLVRREDFLAVGGFRSGLEGLTVPDFCLRLAAARKGVFSTEPSARAVLRDSFDSWKKCGLWNSLLQRGRLNPALLRTDYHSQVQADGLEYGLTPWLAEGPCGLILEEEEGRPDAAWLRWRHAPEPAALLHLLHLLPPERRAQALSLCRELPSSLPRAFAWYTDLAARLEDFGGRENLSRLREDAHSWRTRARRFRHGLLRPGLRALADAGIYACSLDNAPSMYDAWLELRENSLPAADPEAKNLRVERTWPEIAVLMPVWNPEPAFLRAALDSVLAQSYGQWQLCLADDASTRPETPELLRSYAARDKRIRLVIRERNGHISRASNSALALADAPWAAFLDHDDLLAPDALLEVARHAAERPGLRFLYSDEDKIDAAGVRRTPIFKADFDFDLHYTGHLSTYAVAALREADGLRPGLEGSQDFDLSLRVTEKLRPEEIAHIPRILYHWRIHAGSTTASVATKPYVLEATRRALAESAQRRGLDAAVLPTGKNNFFKLELAVPRNLRCSVILLANGPGPLTPGLADCLCKLARRLRLETLWQPLTPSALPAGLPKTWPPRLNGRVLPPAGPHWSTACRTAARAATGDVLLFLSADLLPVGDCRPEQLAALALRPDLPLVGGCVWKGGLLWHAGLYPDVMGLPFPLLRGAAPGLLPSLCWGQLLLTRRVLAVSRHCMAVRRKDFLESGGFDPALGPLAGADYSLRREEQGRFTLISPWGQWLLPSGAEEEKLSPRARECFLERWGDIVRGHGLRNPQLRAAPDYGWMLDLNGA; encoded by the coding sequence ATGGATATTGATTCTGTCGGGCCGTCCCTGTGTTCTTCGGCCTCTGTTCCGCCCGCGTTGACGGTGCTGCTGACCTGTCAGGGCGGCGAGTCGCCCGCCGCCTGTCTTGAGGCATTGGCCCGGGCCGGAGCCGGGGATGCGACAGTGCTTTGCTGCTGCCCTCCGGAGCGGGAAGTCCCGATACGTGCATTGGGCGACGCCCTGTTACGGGCGGGAGGTCTGGCCGGATTCCGCTGTCTGCCTCTTGCGCCGGGTGACGACCGGTACGCGGCGGCCAACAGGGCGGCGGGGGAGGCGGGTGGTTCTTTTCTGCTGCTGCTTTCTCCGGATGCGCTGCTGGAACCGGACAGCCTGCCGTGCCTGTCGGCCAGGCTGGCGGAAAATTCCAATCTGGCCGGCCTTAATCCTTTATTGCTTGCGCCGGAAGGTGGGACCGGGCCGCGCCGGATCCGCCATCTGGGTTGCGTGGCCGACAGCCGGGGGCAACTACATTATTTATATGAAGGGCTGCCTGACGGCCACCCCCTGGCCGCGCGGCGGCGCGCCTTTCAGCTGGCTCATGAAGCGGCTCTGCTGGTGCGGCGGGAAGATTTTCTGGCCGTGGGCGGTTTCAGGTCGGGGCTGGAAGGACTGACCGTTCCGGATTTCTGTCTGCGCCTCGCGGCGGCGCGCAAGGGCGTTTTTTCCACCGAACCCTCGGCCAGGGCCGTGCTGCGCGACAGCTTCGATTCCTGGAAAAAATGCGGTCTCTGGAACAGCCTTCTACAGCGCGGCCGTCTGAATCCGGCCCTGCTACGGACGGATTATCATTCTCAGGTTCAGGCCGACGGGCTGGAATACGGCCTGACGCCCTGGCTGGCGGAAGGCCCATGCGGCCTGATCCTTGAAGAGGAAGAGGGCAGACCGGACGCGGCCTGGCTGCGCTGGCGGCATGCGCCGGAACCCGCCGCGCTGCTGCATCTGCTGCATCTGTTGCCGCCGGAGCGGCGCGCCCAGGCTCTGAGCCTCTGCCGCGAACTGCCGTCCAGCCTGCCGCGCGCCTTTGCCTGGTATACGGATCTGGCCGCCCGGCTGGAGGACTTCGGCGGACGTGAAAATCTGTCCCGGCTCAGGGAGGATGCGCATTCTTGGCGGACGCGGGCCCGGCGTTTCCGCCACGGGCTGCTCAGGCCGGGCCTGCGCGCTCTGGCCGACGCGGGCATCTATGCCTGCTCTCTGGACAATGCCCCCTCCATGTATGACGCCTGGCTGGAATTGCGGGAAAACAGCCTCCCGGCGGCTGACCCGGAGGCGAAGAATCTGCGCGTGGAACGGACCTGGCCGGAAATCGCCGTGCTCATGCCGGTCTGGAATCCCGAACCCGCGTTTTTGCGCGCGGCTCTGGATTCCGTACTGGCCCAGAGCTACGGCCAATGGCAGCTCTGTCTGGCCGACGACGCCTCCACCAGGCCGGAAACGCCGGAACTGCTGCGTTCCTATGCCGCGCGGGACAAACGCATCCGCCTGGTCATCCGGGAGCGGAACGGGCATATCTCGCGGGCCAGCAACAGCGCCCTGGCCCTGGCGGACGCGCCCTGGGCGGCCTTTCTGGATCATGACGACCTGCTGGCCCCGGACGCCCTGCTGGAAGTGGCCCGGCATGCGGCGGAACGTCCCGGCCTGCGTTTTCTGTACAGCGACGAGGACAAGATCGACGCCGCCGGGGTGCGCCGCACGCCGATATTCAAGGCTGATTTTGATTTTGACCTGCATTACACAGGTCACCTTTCAACCTATGCCGTGGCCGCGCTGCGCGAGGCGGACGGCTTGCGCCCCGGTCTGGAAGGCTCACAGGATTTTGACCTGAGCCTGCGCGTGACCGAAAAACTCAGGCCAGAGGAAATCGCCCACATCCCGCGTATTCTCTACCACTGGCGCATCCATGCGGGCAGCACCACGGCCAGCGTGGCCACCAAGCCCTATGTGCTGGAGGCCACGCGCCGGGCTTTGGCTGAAAGCGCACAACGTCGGGGTCTGGATGCCGCCGTTCTGCCGACGGGGAAAAACAATTTTTTCAAGCTGGAACTGGCCGTGCCGCGAAACCTGCGCTGCAGCGTGATCCTGCTGGCGAATGGACCCGGGCCGCTGACGCCGGGTCTGGCTGACTGTTTGTGCAAACTTGCCCGGCGGCTGCGCCTGGAAACGCTCTGGCAGCCGCTGACCCCCTCGGCCCTGCCCGCGGGCTTGCCGAAAACCTGGCCGCCGCGCCTGAACGGGCGCGTTCTGCCGCCCGCCGGGCCGCACTGGTCCACGGCCTGCCGGACGGCGGCCCGCGCCGCCACGGGGGACGTGCTGCTGTTTTTGTCCGCCGATCTTCTGCCTGTGGGGGACTGCCGCCCGGAACAACTGGCGGCTTTGGCCCTGCGGCCCGATCTGCCTCTGGTGGGCGGCTGCGTCTGGAAGGGCGGGCTGCTGTGGCACGCGGGCTTGTACCCTGATGTGATGGGCCTGCCTTTTCCCTTGCTGCGCGGGGCCGCGCCCGGACTGTTGCCCTCGCTCTGCTGGGGGCAGTTATTGCTGACGCGGCGGGTTCTGGCCGTCTCCCGGCACTGCATGGCCGTCCGGCGAAAGGATTTTCTGGAGAGCGGCGGCTTTGATCCCGCTCTGGGGCCGCTGGCAGGGGCGGACTACAGCCTGCGCCGGGAAGAGCAGGGACGCTTTACTCTGATTTCGCCCTGGGGCCAGTGGCTGCTGCCGAGTGGGGCCGAGGAGGAAAAGCTGTCGCCCCGGGCGCGGGAATGTTTTCTTGAGCGTTGGGGCGACATTGTACGCGGCCACGGCCTGCGGAATCCGCAGTTGCGCGCCGCGCCGGACTATGGCTGGATGCTGGACCTGAACGGAGCTTAG
- a CDS encoding sulfurtransferase TusA family protein, which produces MSTLIDTRGLSCPQPVLLFLTAVKGNADGPFSVLVDNDASRENVSRAARNHGFSVEAQDEDHGVTRLNISKA; this is translated from the coding sequence ATGTCCACTCTTATTGATACACGCGGGCTCTCCTGCCCGCAGCCGGTCCTGCTCTTTCTGACCGCCGTCAAGGGAAATGCCGACGGCCCGTTCAGCGTGCTGGTGGACAACGACGCCAGCCGTGAAAACGTGAGCCGCGCGGCCCGCAATCACGGTTTCAGCGTGGAGGCTCAGGATGAGGACCATGGCGTGACCCGGTTGAACATCAGCAAAGCCTGA
- a CDS encoding IscA/HesB family protein: MLELTESARKELESYFTGKEKGAIRIYLAPGGCCGPRLALALDAATDDDQSEEQAGFTFCINKELLAQVHGVKIDLSHMGFTVEPTMPLPENDGGGCGSCCGGCGSH; encoded by the coding sequence ATGCTGGAATTGACCGAAAGCGCCCGCAAGGAGCTTGAAAGCTACTTTACGGGCAAGGAAAAAGGCGCCATCCGCATTTATCTGGCCCCCGGCGGCTGTTGCGGCCCGCGCCTCGCGCTGGCTCTGGACGCCGCCACCGACGATGACCAGAGCGAGGAACAGGCCGGTTTTACCTTCTGCATCAACAAGGAATTGCTGGCCCAGGTGCACGGCGTTAAAATTGACTTGAGCCATATGGGTTTCACCGTGGAGCCCACAATGCCGCTGCCGGAAAACGACGGCGGAGGGTGCGGCAGCTGCTGCGGCGGCTGTGGTTCCCACTAG
- the pyrR gene encoding bifunctional pyr operon transcriptional regulator/uracil phosphoribosyltransferase PyrR: MSSTLLLEKNEMARILDRLASQVLERHAACENVMLVGIQRRGADLARRLAERIEARLNAPVPLGTLDINLYRDDWTSLEGKPHIGQSKIPGSVDERVIILVDDVLFSGRTIRAALEALLDYGRPRAVELLVLIDRGHRELPIHADYVGRVVNTSRHEHVDVLLDERDGEDAVRLSGE, translated from the coding sequence ATGAGTTCAACCCTGCTGCTGGAAAAAAATGAAATGGCCCGCATTCTGGACCGCCTGGCCTCCCAGGTGCTGGAACGGCACGCCGCTTGCGAGAATGTGATGCTGGTGGGCATCCAGCGGCGCGGCGCGGATCTGGCCCGGCGGCTGGCTGAACGGATCGAAGCCCGCCTGAACGCCCCGGTGCCGCTGGGCACCCTGGACATCAATCTGTACCGCGACGACTGGACCAGCCTTGAGGGCAAGCCGCACATCGGCCAGTCCAAGATTCCCGGCAGCGTGGACGAGCGCGTGATCATTCTGGTGGACGACGTGCTGTTCAGCGGGCGCACCATCCGCGCGGCCCTGGAAGCCCTGCTGGACTACGGCCGCCCCAGGGCTGTGGAACTGCTGGTGCTCATTGACCGGGGCCACCGCGAACTGCCCATCCACGCCGACTATGTAGGCCGGGTGGTCAATACCAGCCGCCACGAGCATGTGGACGTGCTGCTGGACGAGCGCGACGGCGAGGACGCGGTGCGCCTCAGCGGCGAATAA